Sequence from the Pseudomonas sp. 7SR1 genome:
GCCGGCGCGCGGGAACCTGGACGGCGCTGGGCGTCGGCACGGCGATTTTCCTGCACGTGGGCTACTCGCTGTTGGGTATCGGCCTGATCGTGTCGCAATCGATCGTGCTCTTCAACGCCTTGAAGTGGGCCGCTGCCGCCTACCTGCTGTACATCGGCTTCAAGGCGCTGCGGGCCAAGCCAGCCGGTGCTGCCGAAGACCACCTGCACAAGGAGGTGGGTGAGCGTAGTGCCCGTGGCGCGTTCACCTCGGGCTTCATCACCAACGGCCTGAATCCCAAGGCGACGCTGTTCTTCCTGTCGCTGTTCACTGTGGTCATCAACCCGCATACACCGTTGGCGGTACAGGCCGGTTACGGCGTATACCTGGCGGTCGCCACGGCCTTGTGGTTCTGCATGGTCGCCATGTTGTTCAGCCAGCAGCGGGTGCGCGCCGGTTTCGCCCGCATGGGCCACTGGTTCGACCGCACCATGGGCGCGGTGCTCGTGGCCATCGGCGTGAAGCTGGCGTTCACCGAGACGCATTGATCTGCGAGCGTATCCGTCCAGGCTGCGTGAACGCGTGCAAATACTGGCTCAAGGCTAGTATTTGCCTGCTGAATAAATCATTCCTTTGGCTGATTTGATCCGTGTATAAGCGCTCTAGAGTGCTCACCTCCAGCCACGACTATGCAGTCAGAAAAAGGGATTCTTATGTTGCAGACTCGCGTTATTCCTCCTGCCGAAGGCGCTTATCAATACCCGCTGCTGATCAGGCGGCTGTTGATGTCCGGGGCCCGTTACGAGAAAACCCGCGAGATCGTCTACCGTGACCAGTTGCGCTACAACTATCCGACACTGGTCGAACGGGTCGCGCGGCTGGCCAATGTGCTGACCGAAGCCGGGGTCAAGGCGGGCGATACCGTCGCAGTGATGGACTGGGACAGCCATCGGTATCTGGAATGCATGTTCGCGATACCGATGATCGGCGCGGTGATCCATACGATCAACGTGCGCCTGTCGCCGGAGCAGATCCTCTACACCATGAATCATGCCGAGGACCGTTTCGTGCTGGTCAACAGCGAGTTCGTCGGGTTGTACCAGGCCATTGCCGGCCACCTGACCACGGTGGAAAAGACGCTGCTGCTGACCGACTTGCCGGAAAAGACCGCCGACCTGCCGAACCTGGTGGGTGAATACGAGCAACTGCTGGCCGCGGCGAGCCCCGTCTACGACTTCCAGGACTTCGACGAGAACTCGGTCGCCACCACCTTCTACACCACCGGCACCACGGGCAACCCCAAGGGGGTGTACTTCACTCACCGGCAGTTGGTGCTGCATACCCTGGGCGAGGCGACCATCATGGGGGCCATCGACAGTGTGCGGCTGCTGGGCTCCAATGACGTGTACATGCCCATCACGCCGATGTTCCATGTACATGCCTGGGGCCTGCCGTACGTGGCGACCATGCTCGGCCTCAAGCAGGTCTATCCCGGCCGGTACGATCCGGAATTCCTGGTCCAGCTATGGCGCAATGAGAAGGTCACGTTCTCCCACTGCGTGCCCACCATCCTGCAAATGGTCCTCAACGCCAAGAGCGCCCAGGACGCCGATTTCGGCGGCTGGAAAATCGTCATCGGCGGCAGTGCCCTGAACCGTAGCCTGTATGAAGCCGCCAAGGCCAAGGGCATCCAGCTCACCGCCGCCTACGGTATGTCGGAAACCGGCCCCCTGGTGTCCTGTGCCCACCTGAACGACGAATTGATGGCCGGCAGCGAAGACGAGCGCATCACCTACCGGATCAAGGCCGGCGTACCGGGGCCTCTGGTGGAGGCGGCGATCGTCGATGCCGAGGGCCGCTTCCTGCCTGCCGACGGCGAGACCCAGGGGGAGCTGGTACTGCGGGCGCCCTGGCTCACCGAGGGTTATTTCAACGAGCCGCAGAAAGGCGCCGAGCTCTGGGCCGGTGGCTGGCTGCACACCGGTGACGTCGCCACGCTGGACGGCATGGGCTTCATCGACATCCGCGACCGTATCAAGGACGTGATCAAGACTGGCGGCGAATGGATCTCCTCCCTGGACCTGGAAGACCTCATCAGCCGTCACGTGGCGGTACGTGAAGTAGCAGTGGTGGGTATTCCGGATCCACAGTGGGGCGAGCGTCCGTTTGCCTTGCTGGTGATTCACGAAGGGCACCAGATCGGGGCTCGGGAGCTCAAGGATCACCTCAAGCCGTTCGTCGAGCAGGGGCACCTGAGCAAGTGGGCGATTCCGAGCCAGATTGCCCTTGTTACGGAAATTCCCAAGACCAGTGTCGGCAAGCTCGACAAGAAGCGCATCCGCGTCGATATCGTCGAATGGCAAAGCAACAACAGCACCTTCCTTTCCACGCTTTGAAGCGTTCCTGCCGTGCCCGAAAGGGCACGGCAGCCCCACCAAGCAAGCGCTTGCCTTGTCAAACCGGAAAAATCAGCCATCCTTGCGGTGCCGATATCTGTCGGCCTGGCGAAAGGACTGTTCCAGAGTGGTCGAGGGCTGCAAATCACACTTTAGAGGGATCAAGCCGTACTACCTGCTGGCTATAGTCCGCTCACGGATTTTTCAGGAACGGGGCGCACGCACGAAAGAGCGATGCGACTTCCGCGGGGTATCGGGGCGTTGCCGCGCCCAGGCCGTCGAAGTGTTCCTGGAACGTTCACTGCCATAACAATAAGCACATGGAGTAGCGTCGATGACCACAGCAACCACGTTCTGGCGCCGGGCAAAATTGCCTCTGGCGGTCAGTCTCGCCTCTTCGCTCGCCGGGCCGGCATTTGGCGTCAGCTTCAATATCGGTGAAATCGAAGGCCAGTTCGACTCGTCCCTGTCGGTGGGCGCAAGCTGGTCCACGGCCAAGCCCAACAGCGACCTGATTGGTGTCAACAACGGCGGCAAGGGGTTGTCGCAGACCTCCGATGACGGACACCTGAACTTCAAGCGTGGCGAAACCTTCTCGAAGATCTTCAAGGGCATCCACGACCTGGAACTCAAGTATGGCGATACCGGCGTGTTCGTACGCGGCAAGTACTGGTACGACTTCGAGCTGAAGGACGAAAACCGCCTGTACAAGGACATCAGCGACAGCAATCGCAAGGAAGGCGCCAAGTCTTCCGGCGGGCAGATCCTCGATGCGTTCGTCTATCACAACTACGCCATTGCCGATCAACCGGGCTCGGTGCGCCTGGGCAAGCAGGTGGTCAGCTGGGGTGAGAGTACCTTCATCCAGGGCGGCATTAACTCCATCAACCCGATCGACGTGTCCGCGTTCCGTCGTCCCGGTGCCGAGATCAAGGAAGGCCTGATCCCGGTCAACATGTTCTACGTGTCCCAGAGCCTGACCGATAACCTGTCGGCCGAGGCCTTCTACCAGATTGAATGGGACCAGACCGTGGTGGATAACTGCGGTACGTTCTTCTCCCAGCCCGATGTGATTGCCGATGGTTGCAATGACAACCTGCGGGTATTGAACAAACGCTCAAGCATTCCGTTTCCGGGTATCGTCCTCCCGATACTGGAAGGCCAAGGCGTCGACATCAACGAAGAAGGCGTGCTGGTGCGTCGCGGTCCGGACCGCGATGCCCGCGAGAGCGGCCAATGGGGCGCGTCTCTGAAGTACATGTTCGAGCCGCTGGACACCGAGTTTGGCGCCTACTTCATGAACTACCACAGTCGTGCGCCGATCTTCAGTGCTACCGGTGCGCCGCAGTCGGTCTACAACAGCGCTCCGCTTTTTGGTCAGCTGGCGCCCCTGATCGTGGCGGGTAACTCGAATTATTTCGTCGAATATCCTGAAGACATCCGTTTGTATGGCCTGAGCTTCTCCACGACGCTGCCCACCGGTACGGCGTGGAGCGGTGAACTGAGCTACCGTCCGAATGCTCCGGTGCAATTGAGCACCACCGATATCCTGTTTGCCGGTGTCACCCCATTGCCCGGGCTCGGCAATGCGTCGGTGCTCCAAGGCACTCCGGGCCAGGACCTGCATGGCTATCGCCGCAAGGAAATCACCCAGTTCCAGACCACCTTCACCCACTTCCTCGATCAGGTCATGGGCGCCAGCCGCCTGACCCTGGTTGGTGAAGTCGGTGTCACTCACGTCGGTGGCCTGGAAA
This genomic interval carries:
- a CDS encoding LysE family translocator, whose amino-acid sequence is MYLTEFLTVALIHLLAVASPGPDFAVVVRESVTHGRRAGTWTALGVGTAIFLHVGYSLLGIGLIVSQSIVLFNALKWAAAAYLLYIGFKALRAKPAGAAEDHLHKEVGERSARGAFTSGFITNGLNPKATLFFLSLFTVVINPHTPLAVQAGYGVYLAVATALWFCMVAMLFSQQRVRAGFARMGHWFDRTMGAVLVAIGVKLAFTETH
- a CDS encoding fatty acid--CoA ligase, whose amino-acid sequence is MLQTRVIPPAEGAYQYPLLIRRLLMSGARYEKTREIVYRDQLRYNYPTLVERVARLANVLTEAGVKAGDTVAVMDWDSHRYLECMFAIPMIGAVIHTINVRLSPEQILYTMNHAEDRFVLVNSEFVGLYQAIAGHLTTVEKTLLLTDLPEKTADLPNLVGEYEQLLAAASPVYDFQDFDENSVATTFYTTGTTGNPKGVYFTHRQLVLHTLGEATIMGAIDSVRLLGSNDVYMPITPMFHVHAWGLPYVATMLGLKQVYPGRYDPEFLVQLWRNEKVTFSHCVPTILQMVLNAKSAQDADFGGWKIVIGGSALNRSLYEAAKAKGIQLTAAYGMSETGPLVSCAHLNDELMAGSEDERITYRIKAGVPGPLVEAAIVDAEGRFLPADGETQGELVLRAPWLTEGYFNEPQKGAELWAGGWLHTGDVATLDGMGFIDIRDRIKDVIKTGGEWISSLDLEDLISRHVAVREVAVVGIPDPQWGERPFALLVIHEGHQIGARELKDHLKPFVEQGHLSKWAIPSQIALVTEIPKTSVGKLDKKRIRVDIVEWQSNNSTFLSTL
- a CDS encoding DUF1302 domain-containing protein — translated: MTTATTFWRRAKLPLAVSLASSLAGPAFGVSFNIGEIEGQFDSSLSVGASWSTAKPNSDLIGVNNGGKGLSQTSDDGHLNFKRGETFSKIFKGIHDLELKYGDTGVFVRGKYWYDFELKDENRLYKDISDSNRKEGAKSSGGQILDAFVYHNYAIADQPGSVRLGKQVVSWGESTFIQGGINSINPIDVSAFRRPGAEIKEGLIPVNMFYVSQSLTDNLSAEAFYQIEWDQTVVDNCGTFFSQPDVIADGCNDNLRVLNKRSSIPFPGIVLPILEGQGVDINEEGVLVRRGPDRDARESGQWGASLKYMFEPLDTEFGAYFMNYHSRAPIFSATGAPQSVYNSAPLFGQLAPLIVAGNSNYFVEYPEDIRLYGLSFSTTLPTGTAWSGELSYRPNAPVQLSTTDILFAGVTPLPGLGNASVLQGTPGQDLHGYRRKEITQFQTTFTHFLDQVMGASRLTLVGEVGVTHVGGLESKSDARYGRDPVFGPGQLPNGFCSTLNSSTAAGGGQTAANVNSNCNNDGFTTSTSWGYRARAIWEYPDVFAGVNLKPNVAWSHDVKGYSPGPGGNFEEGRKAVSLGLDAEYQNTYNASLAYTNFFGGDFSTVDDRDFLALSVGVTF